A DNA window from Pseudomonadota bacterium contains the following coding sequences:
- a CDS encoding sugar phosphate isomerase/epimerase — MAQQLEVFQSLWAMERRAPDGKEWSLPEKFRMIAEAGYDGLSIDMAASDIPTVEEAQPLFREFGLGCLIVAFPRTVEDLKPVYDMAGELGARFVAINAVTFPFTPEEGAAFVRGALDLAASSGIEAHFETHRLTLTTDMLYTIQVMELVPEMELVCDLSHFVVAREFEVPPDDFHATQIDRCLQRCVGLQGRIATREQVQIQPAFPRHKPWVELFWSWWEQGFRYWRARKGPDAIMNFLCELGPPPYAITGADGHELSDRWDEALRFKDEIQALWGRLESEDAR, encoded by the coding sequence GTGGCGCAACAATTGGAGGTGTTTCAGTCCTTGTGGGCGATGGAGCGGCGCGCGCCGGACGGCAAGGAATGGTCACTGCCGGAGAAGTTCCGCATGATCGCGGAGGCCGGTTATGACGGGCTCTCGATCGACATGGCGGCAAGCGACATTCCAACCGTCGAAGAGGCCCAGCCGCTGTTCAGGGAGTTCGGCCTTGGATGCCTTATCGTCGCCTTCCCGCGCACGGTCGAGGACCTGAAGCCGGTCTATGACATGGCGGGCGAACTGGGCGCGCGCTTCGTCGCGATCAACGCGGTAACCTTTCCGTTTACGCCGGAGGAAGGCGCAGCTTTTGTGCGCGGCGCGCTCGACCTCGCCGCTTCGTCTGGCATCGAGGCGCATTTCGAAACCCACCGGCTGACGCTCACCACCGACATGCTCTACACCATCCAGGTCATGGAGCTGGTGCCGGAAATGGAACTTGTCTGCGACCTCTCCCACTTCGTCGTCGCCCGCGAGTTCGAAGTGCCGCCCGACGACTTTCACGCCACACAGATCGACCGCTGCCTGCAACGCTGCGTCGGCCTGCAGGGCCGCATCGCGACGCGCGAGCAGGTGCAGATCCAGCCCGCCTTTCCGCGCCATAAACCCTGGGTCGAGCTGTTCTGGTCCTGGTGGGAACAGGGTTTTCGCTACTGGCGCGCCCGCAAGGGACCCGACGCCATCATGAACTTCCTGTGCGAGCTGGGGCCGCCGCCCTATGCCATCACCGGCGCCGACGGCCACGAACTGTCGGACCGCTGGGACGAGGCCTTGCGGTTCAAGGACGAAATCCAGGCCCTTTGGGGGCGCCTGGAAAGTGAAGACGCGCGCTAG
- a CDS encoding VOC family protein yields the protein MSLNRIAIISVPVSDQAAARDFYADILGFDIIRDNPMGPDRRWVQVGPKGAETSLTLVNWPDGMPAGSMRGLVMTSDDIEADRDALAAKGVDITEVGDTPWGRFAMFSDPDGNGWVLQEARDDD from the coding sequence ATGTCACTCAACCGTATTGCGATCATCTCCGTGCCCGTGTCTGACCAGGCTGCGGCCAGGGACTTCTACGCCGACATCCTCGGCTTCGACATCATCCGTGACAACCCGATGGGTCCAGACCGGCGCTGGGTCCAGGTCGGCCCGAAGGGCGCGGAGACAAGCCTGACGCTCGTCAACTGGCCCGACGGGATGCCGGCGGGATCAATGCGCGGCCTTGTCATGACCTCCGACGACATCGAGGCCGACCGCGACGCCCTTGCCGCCAAGGGTGTCGACATTACCGAGGTTGGCGACACACCCTGGGGTCGCTTTGCGATGTTCAGCGACCCCGACGGTAACGGCTGGGTCCTGCAGGAAGCGCGCGACGACGATTAG
- a CDS encoding class I adenylate-forming enzyme family protein, which translates to MTSLPTDASRIGACLAHHAAQTPDGEACVHDSRRVSFGELHADVTRWSKALMAAGIEPGDRVAMLTAPCIEWLTLMLAVTDIGAIWLGYHPRYQLPEFQHVTDLAGPKVIIAFRSIHGRDYSEELNAIKGVAPGVENMIMLDDADTFLAAGGGVSDDDLDCRRNAVQPDDTAIIIFTSGTTGQPKGAMVRHRALLTGAKTELEHWPSSRLRILHMMPVNHIAGTGMVGVFGLYAGGTLVFQDRFEAGDLLRLIEQESINFLLGSPVQFHMMAHHDDLERRDLSSLAYTIWGGAPMAKDLVERLNSLPGHLCTAFGMTELGLYATYSDLDTPLDVLSATIGRPHAGYEIRVADGEGNVAAPGAEGEIQARGDWLFAGYFGNPEATAEAYTADGWFRTGDIVKVGLDGNLEIVGRLKEMFISGGFNIYPREVEIALESHPATGLVAVLGVPDEAFGEVGHAFIELLPGHSASEDDLRAWCRDRLANYKVPKIFDIHAELPRLPIGKIDKQALKKLLA; encoded by the coding sequence ATGACATCGCTTCCCACCGACGCCAGCCGAATCGGCGCCTGCCTCGCCCACCACGCCGCGCAGACGCCTGATGGCGAGGCGTGCGTGCACGATAGTCGCCGCGTTTCGTTCGGCGAACTCCACGCCGACGTGACCCGATGGTCAAAAGCGTTGATGGCGGCCGGCATCGAGCCCGGCGACCGCGTCGCCATGCTGACGGCGCCGTGCATTGAGTGGCTGACACTGATGCTCGCCGTCACCGATATCGGCGCGATCTGGCTCGGCTATCACCCACGCTATCAGTTGCCGGAGTTCCAGCACGTGACGGACCTCGCCGGCCCAAAGGTCATCATCGCCTTTCGCAGCATCCATGGCCGTGACTACAGCGAGGAACTGAACGCCATAAAAGGTGTGGCACCCGGCGTCGAGAACATGATCATGCTGGACGATGCCGATACGTTTCTCGCGGCAGGCGGCGGCGTTTCAGACGACGACCTGGATTGCCGGCGGAACGCGGTGCAACCGGACGATACCGCGATCATCATCTTTACCTCCGGTACCACGGGCCAGCCGAAAGGCGCTATGGTGCGCCACCGCGCGCTCTTGACCGGCGCCAAGACCGAGCTGGAGCATTGGCCCAGCAGTCGTCTGCGCATCCTGCACATGATGCCGGTCAACCACATCGCCGGCACCGGCATGGTCGGCGTCTTCGGTCTTTATGCCGGCGGTACGCTGGTGTTCCAGGACAGGTTCGAGGCCGGCGACCTGCTGCGCCTGATCGAACAGGAGTCGATCAACTTTCTGCTGGGCTCACCGGTCCAGTTTCACATGATGGCCCACCACGACGACCTCGAACGGCGCGACCTCTCCAGCCTTGCCTATACCATCTGGGGCGGCGCGCCGATGGCGAAGGATCTGGTTGAGCGCCTCAACAGTCTGCCCGGCCATCTATGCACCGCCTTTGGCATGACTGAGCTCGGTCTCTACGCCACCTATTCCGATCTCGACACGCCCCTGGACGTGCTCAGCGCCACCATTGGCCGGCCCCATGCCGGTTATGAAATCCGCGTGGCCGACGGCGAGGGCAATGTCGCGGCGCCGGGCGCGGAGGGTGAAATCCAGGCGCGCGGCGACTGGCTCTTCGCCGGCTATTTCGGCAATCCCGAGGCGACCGCCGAGGCCTATACGGCGGACGGCTGGTTCCGGACCGGTGATATCGTCAAGGTCGGATTAGACGGCAATCTGGAGATTGTCGGGCGGCTGAAGGAAATGTTCATCTCCGGCGGCTTCAACATCTATCCGCGCGAGGTCGAGATCGCGTTGGAAAGCCATCCGGCCACCGGCCTTGTCGCGGTCTTGGGCGTGCCCGACGAGGCATTTGGTGAAGTCGGCCACGCTTTCATTGAACTGTTGCCCGGCCACAGCGCGAGCGAGGACGATCTTCGCGCCTGGTGCCGCGATCGTCTGGCCAATTACAAGGTTCCAAAGATCTTCGACATCCACGCCGAATTGCCGCGGCTGCCCATCGGCAAGATCGACAAGCAGGCCTTGAAAAAGTTGCTGGCGTAG